A genomic stretch from Cellulomonas sp. KRMCY2 includes:
- a CDS encoding ATP-binding cassette domain-containing protein: MRVAVSGLGHHFADRPWLFRDLDCTLLPGHVYALTGPSGSGKSTLLAILAGWLTACEGTVDRPEVEDIGWVFQNPHGTPRRTAIDHVALPLLVRGAAIQDAETDAMSLLQRFKLDDVAHQQFRRLSGGEAQRLMLARAIAAQPQLLLVDEPTAQLDLSTAREVNQAISQLTSPATIIVIATHSAETQESCTDLIELATHQPAITR, encoded by the coding sequence ATGCGCGTAGCCGTCTCGGGCCTGGGGCACCATTTCGCCGATCGACCGTGGCTCTTCCGGGACCTCGACTGCACACTGCTGCCGGGCCACGTCTACGCACTCACCGGGCCGTCGGGCTCGGGCAAGAGCACGCTCCTCGCCATCCTCGCCGGCTGGCTGACGGCGTGCGAAGGGACCGTCGACCGTCCGGAAGTCGAGGACATCGGCTGGGTCTTCCAGAACCCGCACGGAACACCGCGACGGACGGCAATCGACCACGTTGCGCTGCCGCTCCTGGTACGAGGGGCCGCGATCCAGGACGCCGAGACCGACGCCATGAGCCTGTTGCAGAGGTTCAAGCTGGACGACGTCGCGCACCAGCAGTTCCGTCGCCTGTCCGGAGGCGAGGCGCAACGACTGATGCTTGCTCGCGCTATCGCCGCCCAGCCACAACTCCTGCTGGTCGACGAGCCCACGGCACAGCTCGACCTCTCGACGGCCCGCGAGGTCAACCAGGCGATCTCTCAACTGACGTCACCGGCCACGATCATCGTCATAGCCACCCACAGCGCCGAGACCCAAGAGTCGTGCACCGACCTCATAGAGCTGGCGACGCACCAGCCTGCCATCACCCGATGA